From one Mucilaginibacter inviolabilis genomic stretch:
- the nagA gene encoding N-acetylglucosamine-6-phosphate deacetylase, with protein sequence MTALHNLKLISGGQITEGKAVLILNGSIIDVIDETGIPADAIKKDLQGYYLAPGFIDLQIYGSGGQLFAGKPTVEALAQLENDLLNQGTIGVFATIGTNTNDIVEAGIDAAKIYRTQSKGAFWGLHLEGPYLNPAKRGAHPEKFIKKATLTEVKSWLERADGVIKMITIAPELQDQEVIDYLFSQGIIISSGHSNATYAEGKSFLNKPVQAVTHLFNAMPQMHHREPGYIPAIFEERPYTSVVADGIHVDFAMIRLAKRELGDKLFLITDAVTSTKEGAYQHELRGDRYTMPDGTLSGSTLTMLKAVENCVKKVGIELAEAVNMASLYPAQLAKQTKKGKIEKNFDADLVVFNADFEVKGTVLGGEFL encoded by the coding sequence ATAACAGCGCTTCACAATCTTAAATTGATCTCTGGTGGCCAGATCACCGAAGGTAAAGCCGTTTTAATTTTAAACGGTAGTATTATTGATGTTATTGACGAGACTGGTATCCCGGCCGATGCTATAAAAAAAGATCTGCAAGGGTACTATTTAGCACCCGGATTTATCGACTTACAGATATACGGCAGCGGCGGACAGCTGTTTGCCGGTAAGCCAACCGTTGAGGCGCTTGCCCAGCTGGAAAACGACCTGCTGAACCAGGGTACCATTGGTGTATTTGCCACTATTGGTACCAATACCAATGATATTGTAGAAGCCGGTATTGATGCCGCCAAAATATACCGTACACAAAGTAAAGGCGCTTTCTGGGGTTTGCACCTGGAGGGGCCATATCTGAACCCTGCCAAACGCGGGGCACATCCCGAGAAATTTATCAAAAAGGCTACGTTGACCGAAGTGAAAAGCTGGTTGGAACGTGCCGATGGGGTGATCAAAATGATTACCATAGCGCCCGAGCTGCAGGATCAGGAAGTAATTGATTATCTGTTTAGCCAGGGTATCATTATTTCATCGGGCCATAGCAATGCCACTTATGCCGAAGGGAAATCATTTTTGAACAAACCGGTGCAGGCGGTTACACACCTGTTTAACGCCATGCCGCAAATGCATCATCGCGAACCAGGTTATATCCCGGCTATTTTTGAAGAGCGGCCATATACCAGCGTGGTGGCCGATGGCATCCATGTTGATTTTGCTATGATCCGTTTAGCCAAACGCGAACTGGGTGATAAGCTTTTTTTAATAACCGATGCCGTTACCTCAACCAAAGAAGGCGCCTATCAGCATGAATTAAGAGGCGATAGGTATACGATGCCCGATGGTACCTTGTCTGGCTCTACTTTAACTATGCTTAAAGCAGTTGAAAATTGCGTTAAAAAGGTGGGTATTGAGTTGGCCGAGGCGGTAAACATGGCATCCCTGTATCCGGCACAATTAGCCAAACAAACTAAAAAAGGTAAAATTGAAAAAAACTTTGATGCCGATCTGGTTGTTTTTAATGCTGATTTTGAGGTGAAGGGCACCGTGTTAGGAGGTGAATTTTTATAA
- the pyrH gene encoding UMP kinase: MKYKRILLKLSGESLMGARQYGIDNTQVLQYAHDIKNVYDAGIEIAIVVGGGNIFRGLSAEKSGMERAQADYMGMLATVINCMALQNALESIGVETRLQSAIKMEQICEPYIRRRAMHHLEVGKIVIFGAGTGNPYFTTDTAASLRAIEIKADVVLKGTRVDGIYTADPEKDPSATRYDEISFQEVYDKGLNVMDMTAITLCRENKLPIIVFDMNQSGNFMKIAQGEAVGTLVH, encoded by the coding sequence ATGAAGTACAAAAGAATCTTACTCAAACTTTCGGGCGAATCGCTGATGGGCGCAAGGCAATACGGTATTGATAACACCCAGGTATTGCAATATGCTCATGACATTAAAAACGTATATGATGCAGGTATTGAAATTGCGATAGTTGTTGGTGGCGGTAATATTTTCAGGGGATTAAGTGCCGAGAAATCGGGTATGGAACGTGCCCAGGCCGATTACATGGGAATGCTGGCCACGGTAATTAACTGTATGGCATTGCAAAACGCGCTGGAAAGCATTGGCGTGGAAACACGTTTGCAATCGGCCATCAAAATGGAGCAGATCTGCGAGCCTTACATCCGCCGCCGCGCTATGCACCACTTAGAAGTGGGCAAAATTGTAATATTTGGCGCCGGTACCGGTAACCCGTATTTTACTACCGATACAGCAGCCTCATTACGTGCTATTGAAATTAAAGCCGATGTGGTACTGAAAGGTACCCGTGTTGATGGTATTTATACTGCCGACCCGGAGAAGGATCCATCGGCCACTCGTTACGACGAAATATCATTCCAGGAGGTTTATGACAAAGGACTGAACGTGATGGACATGACCGCCATAACCCTTTGCCGTGAAAATAAACTGCCAATCATTGTGTTTGATATGAACCAATCCGGCAATTTCATGAAAATAGCCCAGGGAGAAGCCGTAGGTACCCTGGTACACTAA
- a CDS encoding lipocalin family protein has protein sequence MKAVYSVVVLLFTLLWSTANKPVNKVDLDRFSGKWYSLYSIPTMFDKGTRETTTTYTLNRDGYYNVVTVAKKGDDNDLHTYKSKLFPDKNRNNAEMKAQFIWPIKVDYWVIELADDYSWTVVGHPDHKFLFIMSRKPTIPQTEYNEIVARCKAMGYPVEKLVSQQHKAN, from the coding sequence ATGAAAGCAGTATACTCGGTAGTTGTTTTATTATTTACCTTATTGTGGAGTACAGCCAATAAGCCGGTAAATAAGGTTGATCTGGACCGTTTTTCGGGTAAATGGTATTCCCTATACTCGATACCTACGATGTTTGATAAAGGCACGCGGGAAACTACTACTACCTATACCCTTAATAGAGATGGTTACTATAATGTGGTAACCGTAGCCAAAAAAGGTGATGATAATGATCTGCACACCTATAAATCGAAACTTTTTCCGGACAAAAACAGGAACAATGCCGAAATGAAGGCGCAGTTCATCTGGCCCATCAAAGTTGATTATTGGGTAATTGAGCTGGCCGACGATTATTCGTGGACAGTGGTTGGACACCCTGATCATAAATTCCTTTTTATCATGAGCCGAAAACCCACTATTCCCCAAACAGAATATAATGAGATCGTGGCCCGTTGTAAAGCCATGGGTTACCCGGTCGAAAAATTGGTTTCGCAACAGCATAAAGCCAATTAA
- a CDS encoding M1 family metallopeptidase, translated as MTDLKPISTLLLSCALTAALTSSYAQQAPKPDDPEMKIYRAVPTKVNDLIHTKLDVRFDYKKRYLYGKEWVTLKPHFYPTDSLRLDAKGMDLKNISVVKNGKNIPLKFTYQDSLSVAIKLDKVYHNNESYTIYIDYTAKPNELKSKGSAAINDAKGLYFINPDGTEKDKPTQVWTQGETESSSAWFPTIDKPSQKTTEEITMTVPSKYVTLSNGKLVSQKTNADGTRTDYWKMDLPHSPYLFMMAVGDFKIYKDKWRDKEVNYYLEPKYAPYAKEIFGFTPEVIEFYSKTLGVDYPWNKYAQIVVRDYVSGAMENTTATLHGEYVQGTHRELLDAYYNNGRSTIVHELFHQWFGDYVTAESWSNLTVNESFADFSETLWAEHKYGKDVGDEHNHDALLNYLRTPDAKVKNLVRFYYDDKEDVFDVVTYQKGGRILNMLRNYLGDAAFFKGLGIYLKTNAFKNGEAQQLRLALEEASGLDLNWYFNQWYYGAGHPILNISYKWDDATKTQTVYLQQNQDGQTFKLPFAIDIYAGGKKERHKVWMNDKADTLTFHVATKPDLVNVDGDKILLAKKTDNKSIEEFSFQYFNAPLYMDRYEAIEAAAANQKEKANQKIIIAALKDKYYGLRIKAIKALNLTNDDIRTAAQPILASLAQTDDNTLAKAAAITALGKFKASGNLTLFKQALSSESYAVQGAALEAIGQIDAPEALKQAKAFEKDNKGALTTAIFNLYATKGGTAEWPYIYDTFKNGTVQNKFNGVRAFADMTGRVEKPEYAQQGIAELKDFGIKYKMYGADKFVATLMQTIKTQRTQLNDAASATAAENVAKELGGDAK; from the coding sequence ATGACTGATCTGAAACCAATTTCAACGCTGTTGTTATCGTGTGCGCTAACGGCAGCCCTTACCTCATCGTACGCGCAGCAAGCGCCGAAACCGGACGATCCGGAAATGAAAATTTACCGCGCTGTACCCACCAAGGTTAACGACCTGATACACACCAAACTCGACGTCCGTTTTGATTACAAAAAGCGTTACCTGTACGGTAAAGAATGGGTTACCTTAAAACCTCACTTTTATCCTACCGACAGCCTAAGACTTGATGCCAAAGGCATGGATCTTAAAAATATATCGGTGGTAAAAAACGGCAAGAATATTCCGCTGAAATTTACTTACCAGGATAGCTTGTCAGTGGCTATAAAGCTGGATAAGGTTTATCATAACAACGAAAGCTATACCATTTATATCGACTATACCGCCAAGCCAAACGAATTAAAATCAAAAGGCAGCGCCGCTATAAATGATGCCAAAGGCTTATATTTCATCAACCCCGACGGCACCGAAAAAGATAAACCAACACAGGTTTGGACACAAGGCGAAACCGAAAGCTCATCGGCCTGGTTCCCAACTATTGATAAGCCAAGCCAAAAAACTACCGAAGAGATCACTATGACGGTACCTTCCAAGTATGTTACGCTATCCAACGGAAAACTGGTATCGCAAAAAACCAACGCCGATGGTACCCGTACCGATTACTGGAAAATGGACCTACCGCATTCGCCTTATCTGTTCATGATGGCCGTTGGCGATTTTAAGATCTATAAAGACAAGTGGCGCGATAAAGAGGTAAACTATTACCTGGAGCCCAAATATGCTCCTTATGCCAAAGAAATATTCGGCTTTACACCAGAGGTGATTGAGTTTTACTCCAAAACTTTAGGTGTTGATTATCCCTGGAATAAATACGCGCAGATTGTAGTGCGCGATTATGTAAGCGGCGCTATGGAAAACACTACCGCTACCTTACATGGTGAATATGTACAGGGCACTCACCGCGAACTGCTTGATGCTTATTACAATAATGGTCGCAGCACCATTGTGCACGAGCTGTTCCACCAGTGGTTTGGTGATTATGTGACCGCCGAAAGCTGGAGCAACCTTACCGTAAATGAATCATTTGCCGATTTTAGCGAAACGCTTTGGGCCGAGCATAAATACGGCAAAGATGTTGGCGACGAGCATAATCATGATGCTTTGCTTAACTACTTAAGAACGCCTGATGCTAAAGTTAAAAACCTGGTACGTTTTTATTATGACGATAAGGAAGATGTTTTTGACGTAGTTACTTACCAAAAAGGTGGCCGCATTTTAAACATGCTGCGTAACTATTTGGGCGATGCCGCATTTTTTAAAGGACTGGGTATCTACCTGAAAACAAATGCCTTCAAAAATGGCGAAGCCCAGCAATTGCGCCTGGCGCTGGAAGAAGCCAGCGGGTTAGATCTGAACTGGTATTTTAACCAATGGTATTACGGTGCAGGTCACCCCATTTTAAACATCAGCTATAAATGGGACGATGCTACCAAAACCCAAACCGTTTATCTGCAGCAAAACCAGGATGGACAAACCTTTAAATTGCCTTTTGCTATTGATATATACGCAGGCGGTAAAAAAGAACGCCATAAAGTGTGGATGAATGATAAGGCCGATACTTTAACTTTCCACGTAGCTACCAAACCCGACCTGGTAAATGTAGATGGTGATAAAATTTTACTGGCCAAAAAAACCGATAATAAAAGCATAGAAGAGTTCTCATTCCAGTACTTCAACGCGCCATTGTATATGGACAGATATGAGGCTATTGAAGCTGCTGCTGCCAATCAGAAAGAAAAAGCCAATCAAAAAATTATCATTGCCGCTTTAAAAGATAAATATTACGGCTTGCGTATTAAAGCTATCAAAGCGCTCAACCTCACCAATGATGACATCCGCACCGCGGCTCAGCCTATATTGGCGTCGCTGGCTCAAACCGATGATAATACATTAGCCAAAGCTGCGGCCATTACTGCTTTAGGTAAGTTTAAAGCTTCTGGCAATTTAACTTTGTTCAAACAAGCGCTCAGCAGTGAGTCGTACGCCGTGCAGGGAGCTGCATTGGAAGCTATTGGTCAGATAGATGCCCCCGAGGCCTTGAAACAGGCCAAAGCTTTTGAGAAAGACAATAAAGGCGCTTTAACAACCGCTATATTTAATTTGTATGCCACTAAAGGAGGAACAGCCGAGTGGCCATACATTTATGATACCTTTAAAAATGGCACCGTACAAAACAAGTTCAATGGTGTAAGGGCATTTGCCGATATGACCGGAAGGGTCGAAAAACCGGAATATGCCCAGCAGGGTATTGCAGAGCTTAAGGATTTTGGTATCAAATACAAAATGTATGGTGCCGACAAATTTGTAGCTACTTTAATGCAAACCATTAAAACACAACGTACCCAGTTAAATGATGCCGCCTCAGCTACAGCTGCCGAGAATGTGGCTAAAGAGCTTGGTGGAGACGCCAAATAA
- a CDS encoding ABC transporter permease: MIKNYLKIAWRNLIKNKAHTFINMAGLSVGLACSLLIMLWVQNELSVDGFHKNKSRLYNVYERRYFDHKISGQYNTPGVLAAEMKKVFPEIEYAVNGVYNENNTFMAQNKILKLRGGAADADFFKMFSYPLLQGSAQAALNSPLSVAISRNMAVAFFGSPEAAIGKTIRFENKKDFTVSAVFENLPNNTLEKFEYLMSWSAFQIENPSAKEWNNNWPRTAIMLRADANPVQFEKKITHFLDNYSTGQKKGVFTTDLDIQPFDQKYLYGNFTGTKFSGGRIEYVHLFSIVAIFILLIACINFMNLTTARSVKRAREIGVRKVVGAVRSVLIKQFIGESLMVTSLAVIVSLMLLILLLPLFNQITQKQIELPFNQVDFWLKLVAITLITGLVAGSYPALFLSSFNPVKVLKGTLKLDAGTTLFRKGLVVFQFVLSVVMIIGTMIVARQMNFIQSRNLGYDRENLIYLPIEGELKTQYEVFKSEALKMPGIQSVSVSGSRPTIIDNGTVGVEWTGKDPNNSIRFVQTTINYDFIKTLKLSLLAGRDFSKDYPTDTAGYIINETAMKRMGYTSAIGQPLALWGQKGKIIGVVKDFHLNSLHEPILPLILWLSQKVDYGSVLVRTEPGKTKEALASLETLSKQINPAFPFNYSFSDAEYLNLYQSEQIVGKLANVFALLAIFISCLGLLGLAMFTAEQRIKEIGIRKILGASVSSLFKLLSSEFLVLVIVALLIASPIAWYAMNKWLQGFAFHTEIQWWVFALSGGLIVLIALATVSFQAARAALINPVKSLRSE, translated from the coding sequence ATGATCAAGAATTATTTAAAAATAGCATGGCGTAATTTAATCAAGAACAAGGCGCATACTTTTATAAATATGGCTGGCCTGTCGGTTGGTTTGGCTTGTAGCCTGCTTATTATGCTATGGGTGCAAAATGAGCTGAGCGTTGATGGTTTTCATAAAAATAAATCCCGTTTATATAATGTATATGAGCGCCGGTATTTTGATCATAAAATATCCGGGCAGTATAACACACCAGGGGTACTGGCCGCCGAAATGAAAAAAGTGTTCCCCGAGATAGAATATGCCGTAAACGGGGTATACAATGAGAATAATACCTTCATGGCTCAAAACAAAATACTAAAACTTAGGGGTGGAGCCGCAGATGCCGATTTTTTTAAAATGTTCAGTTACCCGCTTTTACAAGGCAGTGCACAAGCGGCATTAAATTCGCCTTTAAGCGTGGCTATATCGCGCAATATGGCGGTAGCTTTTTTTGGCAGTCCGGAGGCGGCTATAGGTAAAACCATTCGTTTTGAAAATAAGAAGGATTTTACCGTAAGTGCTGTGTTTGAAAACCTGCCCAATAATACGCTGGAAAAATTTGAGTATCTTATGAGCTGGTCTGCTTTCCAGATAGAAAATCCATCGGCAAAAGAATGGAATAATAACTGGCCGCGCACTGCTATTATGTTGAGGGCCGATGCAAACCCTGTTCAGTTTGAAAAAAAGATAACCCATTTTTTAGATAATTACAGCACTGGCCAAAAGAAAGGGGTTTTTACTACAGATCTTGATATACAGCCATTTGATCAAAAATACCTGTATGGCAATTTTACAGGTACTAAATTTAGCGGAGGCCGTATTGAATATGTACACCTTTTTAGCATTGTAGCCATTTTTATTTTACTGATAGCCTGCATCAACTTCATGAACCTCACTACCGCGCGTTCTGTTAAACGGGCACGGGAAATAGGTGTGCGTAAGGTTGTGGGCGCTGTGCGTTCGGTGTTGATCAAACAATTTATCGGCGAATCATTAATGGTAACTTCATTAGCCGTTATTGTTTCTTTGATGTTATTGATATTACTATTGCCATTGTTTAACCAAATTACTCAGAAACAGATCGAGTTGCCATTTAACCAGGTTGATTTTTGGCTCAAATTGGTTGCTATAACACTGATAACCGGTTTGGTAGCGGGTAGCTATCCCGCCCTGTTCCTTTCTTCATTTAACCCGGTTAAAGTTTTAAAAGGCACACTGAAGTTAGATGCCGGCACTACCTTATTTCGTAAGGGGCTCGTGGTATTCCAGTTTGTGTTATCTGTTGTTATGATCATCGGAACTATGATTGTTGCGCGGCAAATGAATTTTATTCAGTCCAGAAACCTGGGTTACGACCGCGAAAACCTCATTTATTTGCCCATAGAAGGAGAGCTTAAAACGCAATACGAGGTTTTTAAATCCGAAGCCCTAAAAATGCCGGGAATACAATCTGTATCTGTTTCGGGCTCAAGACCAACCATCATTGACAACGGTACGGTTGGTGTAGAATGGACGGGAAAAGACCCCAACAACAGCATTCGGTTTGTACAAACCACCATCAATTATGATTTTATAAAAACCCTGAAACTAAGTTTGCTGGCCGGGCGCGATTTTTCCAAAGATTATCCTACAGATACAGCGGGTTATATTATCAATGAAACCGCTATGAAGCGGATGGGATATACAAGCGCTATCGGGCAGCCGTTGGCGTTATGGGGACAAAAGGGTAAAATTATTGGCGTAGTTAAAGATTTTCATCTTAATTCCTTACATGAGCCAATCCTGCCCCTGATTCTCTGGCTTTCACAAAAAGTGGATTATGGCAGTGTACTGGTCCGCACCGAACCGGGTAAAACCAAAGAAGCATTGGCCAGCCTGGAAACTCTGAGTAAACAAATTAACCCGGCATTTCCATTTAACTATTCATTTTCTGATGCAGAATATCTGAACCTTTATCAAAGCGAGCAGATAGTAGGCAAGTTAGCTAACGTATTCGCGCTGCTGGCCATTTTTATTTCATGCCTGGGCCTGCTTGGTTTGGCTATGTTCACGGCCGAGCAACGTATCAAAGAAATTGGTATCCGTAAAATATTAGGCGCCAGTGTCAGCTCGCTTTTTAAACTGCTATCCTCAGAGTTTTTGGTATTGGTTATAGTTGCCCTGCTCATTGCATCGCCTATAGCCTGGTACGCTATGAATAAATGGCTGCAAGGCTTTGCTTTTCATACAGAGATACAATGGTGGGTATTTGCCCTTTCGGGAGGTTTAATTGTATTGATAGCGCTGGCAACCGTAAGCTTTCAGGCGGCCAGGGCCGCATTAATTAACCCGGTAAAGAGTTTAAGAAGCGAATAA
- a CDS encoding ABC transporter permease, which yields MLKNYLKIAWRNLIKNKVHTFINIAGLSVGLTCSLLILLWVQSELSVDAFHKNGARLYSIYERQYYDNKIHGQYNTPGLLAVELKKQIPEIEYATGNSYGSESTFQVGDKILKMSGTDVGDDYLKMFSFPILQGSAQTALNSPVSIAISRKMAVDFFGSPLAAIGKTIRYENKNDFKVTAVFEDMSKNSSQKYDYLMNWYHFVDANGQVKDWGNNWPATVIMLRADANPILVEKKLTHFLDNLNKGQKKGTFTIELGIQRFSDLYLHNNFVDGKIEGGRIGYVHLFTIVAIFILLIACINFMNLTTARSVKRAREIGVRKVVGAVRSVLIKQFIGESLLITSLAIIVSLVLLVLLLPVFNQVTRKEIELPFNQAGFWLKLGGLTLITGLISGSYPALFLSSFNPVKVLKGTLKLDIGTTLFRKGLVIFQFTLSVILITATIVISRQMTYVQSANLGYDRENLIYLPMNGELTPKYGTFKDRILGMPGIQSVTRVSNTPTIIENGTGGIQWVGKDPNVNIEFTQISVGYDFVKTMKLKVLAGRDYSKSFATDSVGYIINETALKRIGYKDPIGQPITQWGKPGKIIGLIKDFHFNSMHEQIRPLIIRFGEQENYGSLLIRTEPGKTKQALASLETLCRQINPAFPFTYTFSDQEYQKLYQNEQIVTKLSNAFAFLAIFISCLGLLGLAMFTAEQRVKEIGIRKVLGASVGSLFSLLSSEFLILVIIALGIALPVSWYAMNSWLQGFAYRTSLQWWMFGLSGMIIILIATVTVSFQAVKAALVNPIRSLRSE from the coding sequence ATGTTAAAGAACTATTTAAAAATTGCCTGGCGCAACCTGATCAAAAACAAGGTGCACACCTTTATTAATATAGCCGGTCTTTCGGTAGGTTTAACCTGCAGCCTGCTTATTTTGTTGTGGGTGCAAAGTGAACTCAGTGTTGATGCGTTTCACAAAAACGGCGCCCGCTTATACTCGATATATGAACGGCAATATTATGATAATAAAATACATGGACAATATAATACCCCGGGATTACTAGCTGTAGAGTTAAAAAAACAAATCCCCGAAATTGAATATGCTACAGGTAATTCATACGGAAGCGAAAGTACTTTCCAGGTTGGTGATAAGATATTGAAAATGAGTGGTACCGATGTTGGTGACGACTACCTTAAAATGTTCAGTTTCCCCATATTGCAGGGTAGTGCGCAAACCGCTTTAAATTCGCCGGTGAGTATAGCCATTTCCCGTAAAATGGCCGTGGATTTTTTTGGCAGCCCGCTGGCAGCTATTGGTAAAACTATCCGTTACGAAAATAAAAACGATTTTAAAGTTACCGCCGTATTTGAGGATATGTCTAAAAACTCATCCCAAAAATACGATTACCTGATGAATTGGTACCACTTTGTAGATGCTAACGGGCAGGTTAAAGACTGGGGTAATAACTGGCCCGCAACTGTTATTATGTTGCGCGCTGATGCCAACCCCATATTGGTTGAAAAAAAGTTAACCCATTTTTTAGATAACTTAAACAAAGGCCAAAAGAAAGGCACTTTTACCATAGAGCTGGGCATACAACGCTTTAGTGATTTATACCTGCATAACAACTTTGTGGACGGAAAAATTGAAGGTGGCCGTATAGGATATGTACATCTGTTTACTATAGTGGCTATTTTTATTTTGCTGATAGCCTGCATTAATTTTATGAATTTAACTACGGCCCGTTCTGTAAAACGCGCCCGTGAAATAGGAGTGCGTAAGGTGGTAGGTGCAGTGCGCTCTGTTTTAATAAAACAATTTATTGGCGAGTCGTTATTGATAACGTCACTGGCTATTATCGTATCGCTGGTGTTACTGGTGCTGTTATTACCTGTGTTTAATCAGGTTACCAGAAAAGAAATCGAACTCCCTTTTAACCAGGCTGGGTTTTGGCTTAAGCTGGGAGGTCTCACTTTAATTACTGGCTTAATATCCGGCAGCTACCCAGCTTTATTTTTATCGTCTTTTAATCCGGTTAAGGTTTTAAAAGGAACATTAAAGTTAGATATAGGCACTACCCTGTTCCGTAAGGGCTTGGTTATATTTCAATTTACCCTCTCAGTAATATTGATAACAGCTACTATTGTTATTTCCAGGCAAATGACTTATGTGCAGTCGGCAAACCTGGGTTATGACCGGGAGAACCTAATTTACTTGCCAATGAATGGCGAATTAACACCCAAATACGGCACCTTTAAGGATAGGATATTAGGCATGCCCGGTATACAATCAGTTACCCGCGTTAGTAATACACCAACAATTATCGAAAACGGTACCGGGGGTATTCAATGGGTGGGTAAAGATCCAAATGTTAATATTGAGTTTACGCAAATTTCTGTCGGGTACGATTTTGTAAAAACGATGAAACTAAAGGTGCTGGCCGGGCGCGATTATTCAAAATCCTTTGCAACCGACTCGGTGGGCTATATCATCAACGAAACGGCTTTAAAAAGAATAGGTTATAAGGATCCGATAGGGCAACCGATCACACAATGGGGAAAACCGGGTAAGATCATTGGACTGATAAAGGATTTTCATTTTAACTCTATGCATGAACAGATCAGGCCACTGATCATCAGGTTTGGGGAACAGGAAAATTATGGAAGTTTATTGATCAGAACAGAGCCGGGTAAAACCAAACAGGCGCTTGCCAGCCTCGAAACCCTGTGCAGGCAAATTAATCCGGCATTTCCGTTTACCTACACTTTCTCTGATCAGGAATACCAGAAGCTATATCAAAATGAACAGATCGTAACCAAATTATCAAATGCCTTTGCTTTTCTGGCCATATTTATTTCGTGTTTGGGTTTATTAGGTTTAGCCATGTTCACGGCCGAGCAGCGGGTCAAAGAAATAGGTATCCGTAAAGTATTGGGAGCAAGTGTGGGTTCATTATTCTCCTTGTTATCATCGGAGTTTTTGATATTGGTGATCATCGCTTTGGGTATTGCCCTGCCGGTATCCTGGTATGCCATGAACAGCTGGCTGCAGGGCTTTGCCTATCGCACCTCCCTGCAATGGTGGATGTTTGGCCTGTCTGGAATGATCATTATTTTAATAGCTACGGTAACGGTAAGTTTTCAGGCGGTTAAGGCTGCCCTGGTAAACCCGATTAGAAGTTTAAGAAGCGAATAA